Part of the Labilibaculum antarcticum genome, AATTGATGAGTGTTGAAAATGTGAAAATAACAGATCAATGAAACGGCTATGCAAAATCATTTGCAGACGGTTTCCGGATGTCTTTATCAAGAAAATTAGAATCATATGAAATTTATTATTGTTGCCGGAACTCCTGGTGCCGGGAAAACCGCGGTACTTATTCATACTCTGAAAATATTATTGCAGCAGAATGTAAAGCCATCGGTGGTAAAGATCGACTGTTTGTATTCTGATGATCCCAAGCGCTTTGCAAAATTGGGTGTTCCGGTTCAGTTGGGCTTATCGATGGACATGTGTCCCGATCATTTCTCAATTTATAATACCGATGCAATTTTGGAGTTTGCCAGAGCGCAAAATTCCGAGTTTTTGATTATGGAGACGGCTGGTTTGTGCCATCGATGTGCGCCTTATACCACTAATAGTTTGGGCGTTTGTGTGATTGATGCTACCAGCGGACCCAATAATCCTATGAAAGTGGGTCCTTTTTTGAGTTGTGCTGATATCGTAGTAATCACAAAAGGCGATATGATATCGCAAGCTGAGCGGGAGATATTTCGGGAATGTATTTTGGAAACCAATCAGAATTGTTCAATTATAGAGGCGAACGGATTAAGCGGACAAGGAGCTTCGGAACTGGCCTTGCAAATTAGAAGTACTAAAAAGCGAGTGTCTGAAAATGAAAGTTTGCGGCACAATGCGCCTTTTGCAGTATGCACGCTTTGTGCGGGCGAAAAAAGAGTTGGTGCTGAACATCATCGTGGTTTGTTGCGAAAAATGAATGGCATGCAGGAGTATGTTGGTGAATAAATTATTGCCGTTTTAAGAATAGAAATATGGAAAAAAAGATGATAGAGTTTCTTCCTGGGTTCAATTGCGGACGTTGTGGCTTTGGTTCATGTGCTGAGTTTGCCGAAGTGATTCAAACAAAATCGGAAAGTATAGATTTATGTCCCTTTTTAACACAGGAACGATTTACCTCTAATAAAATAGAAATTGAAAGATTAGCAACGAGCCGGCTGAATGGGTGTCAGAAAAAAATAGTAGGAGTAATTGATTCTTACGAAGCTGATATTATTTTGGATCCTCTGAAAGGAGAAATTTCATGCAGAGAAGTGCTGATGCCGATGGCTTTAGTTGAATTACGGATAGGCGAAGTGATTGAGTACCGACCCTTGGGGTGTCCGATTGTGCATTACGGGAAAGTGATTAAGATTGATCATTTGTTGGTTACAGTCCATTTAATTGGGCCGTGCCGAAGGAGAGAAAGCGAGACTAAGTTTACCCCAGTGGGTTGCTGCATGGTAATTGCTTTTGAAGGCCGCTATCATGGGAGAAATATCAAAGTAGGTGAAACGGTGAGGTTTCTGCCGAAACATTGCATGATGCAAAAGGTTCATTCTGGTGTAGTTGTTAAGATTGAAGATGAGAATATCCTGATTGAAGGAATTGACCTAAAAGTATGGCAGCCTCCTGTTGTGCATGCCATTAAATAAATTTTTAAGCGCTCTTCGTATTTTTTTAATTGCTTAGAGCGCTTTTGAATTTAATGCCTATAAATATATCGAGGTTTTATTAAGCGAAGCCTTTGCTGTAGATCTATTGCTTATAAGTCAACGAGTCCCATAATATCCAATAAATAAGTAAACAATAGCGACAAAGAAAAAGCAACAAGGGGAGCGATGATCCACATCACAAAAAAACGATCGACTTCGGTTTTTCGAAATATGTTGCGGAATCCTAGTTTGGCCACACCAATTCCAATAATAGCACCCACATTAAGCTGTACCAGCGAAGTGGGAATTCCTTTTACTAAGGATGCGCTAAGCAACAAGCTCGCCGAGATAAAAGCAATGATTACCGCTTCGATTCTTCCAAACAGCACGATTTCTTTCCCTGTGTTTTGTAAAATTTTATCTCCAAAAATCGAGCTGCCAATGGAGAAACTTGGTGCAACGATTAGTGTAGCCAATATCAGAACATGCAAGTAGTGATTTGGGCTTACCATTAGCTCGTTACAGGCCATTGATGATAAAGGGCCGGTGGCATTTGCAACATTATTGGTTCCTATGGAAAAAGCAACGTATAAGGACATGATTACGATTAAACCTTTTAGCAGATAACTGTCGTTCACTTTTTTGGAGATCGTGTAGCCACGTTTCCGTATGGGTTTGTAAATGTATTTGCCAATGAAAAATGCCAGTGCAAAAGACACAATCGGCATAATGAACCAGGTTGGGAGTATTTCAAATAACAATTTATCGGTATTTAGTGAATTGAAATAGATTGCCGGTGCAGTTACGGCCATTACTGTCGACTGACTGGTTGATTGAGGGATGCCAAAGAGATTGGAGATTAGTAGGGAAATAGCCACGGCTAGCAGTATGGCGGAGACAATCGTAAAGTTCATTAATTCCGGATCCAAAAGACCTTTCCCTATGGTTTTGGCTGTTTCTTCACCACCAACAATAGCCCCTATGAAAACCATCAGTCCAAATAAGCCAGGAATTAGACTCTTTTTAATCACATTAGAACCGTAGGCGGCCGAAAAGGCTGGCCCG contains:
- a CDS encoding (Fe-S)-binding protein, which codes for MEKKMIEFLPGFNCGRCGFGSCAEFAEVIQTKSESIDLCPFLTQERFTSNKIEIERLATSRLNGCQKKIVGVIDSYEADIILDPLKGEISCREVLMPMALVELRIGEVIEYRPLGCPIVHYGKVIKIDHLLVTVHLIGPCRRRESETKFTPVGCCMVIAFEGRYHGRNIKVGETVRFLPKHCMMQKVHSGVVVKIEDENILIEGIDLKVWQPPVVHAIK
- a CDS encoding inorganic phosphate transporter, whose product is MLIPFLIPFVIAIFLSINMGGSGTGPAFSAAYGSNVIKKSLIPGLFGLMVFIGAIVGGEETAKTIGKGLLDPELMNFTIVSAILLAVAISLLISNLFGIPQSTSQSTVMAVTAPAIYFNSLNTDKLLFEILPTWFIMPIVSFALAFFIGKYIYKPIRKRGYTISKKVNDSYLLKGLIVIMSLYVAFSIGTNNVANATGPLSSMACNELMVSPNHYLHVLILATLIVAPSFSIGSSIFGDKILQNTGKEIVLFGRIEAVIIAFISASLLLSASLVKGIPTSLVQLNVGAIIGIGVAKLGFRNIFRKTEVDRFFVMWIIAPLVAFSLSLLFTYLLDIMGLVDL
- a CDS encoding GTP-binding protein — encoded protein: MKFIIVAGTPGAGKTAVLIHTLKILLQQNVKPSVVKIDCLYSDDPKRFAKLGVPVQLGLSMDMCPDHFSIYNTDAILEFARAQNSEFLIMETAGLCHRCAPYTTNSLGVCVIDATSGPNNPMKVGPFLSCADIVVITKGDMISQAEREIFRECILETNQNCSIIEANGLSGQGASELALQIRSTKKRVSENESLRHNAPFAVCTLCAGEKRVGAEHHRGLLRKMNGMQEYVGE